A genomic window from Pyxicephalus adspersus chromosome 2, UCB_Pads_2.0, whole genome shotgun sequence includes:
- the MYBPC1 gene encoding myosin-binding protein C, slow-type isoform X19 gives MPEPTKNTGSTFTEQQKTVHVAGGSRTEITTQTVKTGVQVKFQDGKTEKTVSQTEHTKRTVIVDDKVTHQEEFSVVSGDSKVKLSHKEEGKSAERAALPPPPAAVEAEEDQKHIEIPEKVTEPSQNKDTEHEKAKEEKKPKEKEHENAKDEDESSSSTPPPDEIARSAERKDSEGHPDDADKKDDSQRSVLFTEKPSSGTVSVGGDIKFIAKVEAKDLLRKPIVKWLKGKWMDLASKAGKHLQLKDTFDRVNKIYTFEMQIIKAKENYAGNYRCEVTYKDKFDSCSFDLEVIAAPDASQTLDIRSAFKRSGEGQEDAGELDFSGLLKRREVKPEEGPEIDVWEILKNASPNEYEKIAFQYGITDLRGMLKRLKRMRREEKKSAAFSKKLDPAYQIDKGGRVRFVVELADPTVELKWYKNGQEIRPSTKYIFEHKGNQRILFINNCTLADDAAYQVCAGDEKCSTELFVREPPVLVTKELENVSTYCGERVEMECEVSDAEANVKWFKNGVELLNEPRSRYRLKVDGKRHILIIDEADRGDSATYSVMTTGGQSAAQLQVDLRPLKILQPLTDMTVNLGKEIHLKCEISENVPGKWYRNGQVIYGSDRVKLFHKGRNHRLIIESALVEDEGDYAFVPDLYLINIPANVHVIDPPRIHFDSLNYPDNTVVVVAGTKLRLEVPVTGEPAPKIIWSRGDKWITDLSGRIRAESFPDHGLLVIDCAEKEDTGTYRIMVKNEAGEAVAHIKIKVVDIPDAPLAPEVTEVGEDWCTMKWDPPSYDGGCPILGYFIERKKKQSSRWMRLNFDLCKDTSFEPKKMIEGVAYEVRVFAVNSIGISKPSLPSKPFVPLAVTSAPTMLTVDGVTDTTVTMKWRPPDHIGAAGLDGYVIEYCFEGGGNEKHEKPEFTDSEMEALVDCVSKCGSQICGALSAKTTKAEKSKIWADIQAKVNAIGGNNRSIADLKKQWNALKKQTKDKLEENKKDNIVENENVPESAVKLSPLEKRVEDLIDLEQLEGTPGIEEDIEDDVPGGGEADKPKFTDEELNALVDNIAKLGPQIFGAQTDAAAKDKLWADIQKQINAVGGNNMSIDDIKKAWKNLKRQTKKKLDHNKTQKLLESKGEIPNFVDLTSIEKRVEVILQIKEIDSEDFREEPDEAEEWIVANPDLTDKTRFTITGLPTGSRIYVRVKSVNAAGQSEPRVHPQPILVKEVIVPPKIRLPRHLKQTYIRKVGEAVNLVIPFQGKPRPKVSWKKNGSHVDKTQISIRNTECDTILFIRKAERSHSGKYDLKVKVENLQDKASIFIQIVDKPGPPQSVSIEEVWGENVALEWKPPLDNGNAAITGYTIQKADKKTMEWFTVLEHYHRNSATISDLVIGNEYYFRIFSENMCGLSDTATRTPNSALIEKEGKPYKRPDYQDFNFTEAPQFTHPLINTVAIAGYNCTLNCSVRGNPKPKITWMKNRVVIENDPRYRMFSNQSVCTLEIRKPSPYDGGTYTCRAVNDLGEAEVDCKLEVKGTLGGESFGLWKQKQLHNKDY, from the exons aTGAAGATGAGTCTTCTTCTAGTACTCCTCCTCCAG ATGAAATTGCTCGCTCTGCAGAAAGGAAAGACTCTG AAGGGCATCCAGATGATGCGGACAAGAAGGATGATTCTCAACGATCAGTCTTATTTACTGAGAAACCCAGTAGTGGAACAGTGAGTGTGG GAGGTGACATTAAGTTTATAGCAAAAGTGGAAGCAAAGGATCTTCTCCGTAAACCCATTGTGAAATGGTTGAAAGGGAAATGGATGGACTTAGCAAGTAAAGCTGGAAAGCATCTTCAGCTAAAAGACACATTTGACCGTGTTAATAAG aTATACACATTTGAAATGCAAATTATAAAGGCAAAGGAAAACTATGCTGGAAACTACAGATGTGAAGTAACGTATAAAGATAAATTTGACAGCTGCTCATTTGATCTTGAAGTTATCG CCGCCCCAGATGCCTCTCAAACTCTGGACATTAGATCTGCATTTAAAAGAAG TGGTGAAGGACAAGAAGATGCAGGAGAGCTTGACTTTAGTGGTCTCCTGAAACGTAG AGAGGTTAAGCCAGAAGAAGGTCCAGAGATAGATGTGTGGGAGATTCTGAAGAATGCAAGTCCCAATGAATATGAGAAGATTGCATTTCAGTATGGTATCACTGACCTGAGGGGGATGCTGAAAAGGCTGAAACGTATGCGCAGAGAGGAGAAGAAAAGTGCAG CTTTTTCCAAGAAATTGGATCCTGCTTATCAGATTGACAAAGGAGGGCGTGTAAGATTTGTTGTTGAGCTTGCAGATCCAACTGTGGAGCTTAAATGGTATAAAAATGGTCAGGAGATACGACCAAGTACCAA gtaCATATTTGAACATAAAGGAAACCAaagaatactgtttattaataactgCACATTGGCAGATGATGCTGCCTACCAAGTGTGTGCTGGAGATGAAAAGTGCTCTACAGAATTGTTTGTCAGAG AACCACCAGTGCTGGTCACAAAAGAGCTGGAGAATGTTAGCACGTACTGTGGAGAAAGAGTGGAGATGGAGTGTGAGGTATCTGATGCAGAAGCCAATGTAAAATG GTTTAAAAATGGTGTGGAGCTTTTGAATGAACCAAGGTCAAGGTACAGACTAAAGGTTGACGGCAAAAGGCACATACTAATTATAGATGAAGCAGACAGAGGTGACTCAGCCACCTATTCTGTGATGACCACaggaggacagtcagcagctcaACTCCAAGTTGACT TGCGGCCATTGAAAATATTACAACCCCTGACCGATATGACTGTGAATCTTGGCAAAGAAATTCATTTGAAATGTGAAATCTCTGAAAACGTTCCTGGAAAGTGGTATAGAAATGGTCAAGTTATTTATGGCAGTGATCGTGTAAAGCTATTTCATAAGGGAAG gaatcACAGATTAATTATAGAAAGTGCCCTAGTTGAAGATGAAGGCGACTATGCATTTGTTCCTGATCTTTACCTAATAAATATTCCAGCCAATGTGCATGTCATTG ATCCTCCAAGAATTCATTTTGATTCTCTTAATTACCCGGATAATACTGTAGTAGTTGTGGCAGGAACAAAATTGCGGCTTGAGGTGCCAGTTACTGGTGAACCTGCACCTAAAATTATCTGGAGTAGAGGAGATAAG TGGATCACAGATCTCAGTGGTCGTATAAGGGCAGAGTCCTTCCCAGATCATGGACTTCTAGTTATTGACTGTGCTGAGAAGGAAGATACTGGAACATACAGGATTATGGTGAAGAATGAAGCAGGTGAAGCTGTAGCTCACATCAAAATAAAGGTTGTTG ATATCCCTGATGCACCGTTAGCTCCTGAAGTAACTGAGGTTGGAGAGGACTGGTGTACAATGAAATGGGACCCACCATCATACGATGGAGGATGCCCTATTTTGG GCTATTTTATTGAGAGAAAGAAGAAGCAAAGCTCAAGGTGGATGAGATTAAATTTTGACTTATGTAAGGATACCTCTTTTGAAcccaaaaaaatgattgaagGTGTGGCGTATGAAGTCCGGGTTTTTGCTGTCAACTCAATAGGGATTTCTAAACCAAGCCTACCCTCCAAGCCATTTGTACCATTAG CTGTCACAAGTGCACCAACCATGTTGACTGTGGATGGAGTGACTGATACCACAGTGACAATGAAATGGAGACCCCCTGACCACATTGGTGCTGCAGGGTTAGATGGTTATGTAATTGAGTACTGCTTTGAAGGAG GAGGAAATGAGAAGCACGAAAAACCTGAATTTACAGATTCGGAGATGGAAGCATTAGTTGATTGTGTGTCTAAGTGCGGCTCACAAATCTGTGGTGCTTTGTCTGCTAAAACCACCAAAGCTGAGAAGAGTAAGATATGGGCAGATATTCAAGCCAAGGTTAATGCCATAGGGGGCAACAACAGGTCCATTGCagacttaaaaaaacaatggaatgctctgaaaaagcaaacaaaggataaactggaagaaaataaaaaagacaatattgtGGAGAATGAAAATGTTCCTGAATCTGCTGTGAAACTGTCTCCCCTGGAAAAACGTGTGGAGGACTTGATAGACCTTGAGCAGTTGGAGGGAACTCCTGGAATTGAAGAAGATATTGAAGATGATGTTCCCGGAG GAGGAGAAGCAGACAAGCCAAAATTTACAGATGAGGAATTGAACGCTTTAGTGGATAATATTGCCAAACTTGGGCCCCAGATCTTTGGAGCCCAGACTGATGCTGCAGCTAAGGACAAATTGTGGGCAGATATCCAAAAGCAAATAAATGCTGTAGGGGGCAATAACATGTCAATTGATGATATAAAGAAAGCATGGAAAAACCTCAAAcgacaaacaaagaaaaagttggaccataacaaaacccaaaaattattggAAAGTAAAGGAGAAATACCCAATTTTGTTGACCTGACATCCATAGAAAAGCGTGTGGAGGTTATATTACAAATTAAAGAAATTGACTCTGAGGACTTCCGTGAAGAACCAGATGAAG cgGAGGAATGGATTGTTGCAAATCCTGACCTGACAGATAAGACAAGGTTCACAATTACTGGGCTGCCAACAGGTTCCAGAATCTATGTCAGGGTTAAATCAGTGAATGCTGCAGGTCAGAGTGAGCCCAGAGTACATCCTCAGCCGATCTTAGTAAAAGAGGTCATAG tacctCCCAAGATTCGACTTCCACGACATCTAAAACAAACCTATATTCGAAAAGTTGGAGAAGCTGTAAACCTTGTAATACCTTTTCAG ggaaaaCCCAGACCCAAAGTATCTTGGAAAAAGAATGGATCACATGTGGACAAAACACAAATAAGCATCCGCAATACTGAATGTGATACTATTCTTTTCATCCGGAAAGCTGAGAGAAGTCATTCTGGAAAATATGATTTGAAGGTGAAAGTTGAAAACCTACAAGATAAGGCATCAATCTTCATTCAGATTGTTG ATAAACCTGGACCTCCCCAATCTGTTAGTATTGAAGAAGTGTGGGGGGAGAACGTTGCACTAGAATGGAAACCACCATTAGACAATGGCAATGCAGCAATCACAGGATACACCATACAGAAAGCAGACAAGAAGACCATG GAATGGTTCACAGTGTTGGAGCACTACCATAGAAACAGTGCAACCATATCAGATCTTGTGATAGGAAACGAGTACTATTTCCGTATTTTCTCTGAAAATATGTGTGGCCTTAGTGACACAGCAACCAGGACCCCAAATTCTGCACTTATTGAGAAGGAAG GGAAACCGTATAAGCGTCCAGACTATCAAGATTTCAACTTCACTGAAGCACCTCAGTTTACTCACCCATTAATAAATACAGTAGCCATTGCTGGATACAATTGTACATTGAATTGCAGTGTTCGTGGAAATCCAAAG CCTAAAATTACTTGGATGAAAAATAGAGTGGTAATTGAGAATGACCCCAGATACAGGATGTTTAGCAACCAAAGTGTATGCACACTGGAGATACGTAAGCCAAGCCCCTATGATGGAGGCACATACACCTGCAGAGCAGTCAATGACCTGGGTGAGGCTGAAGTTGACTGCAAGCTTGAAGTAAAAG GGACATTAGGCGGAGAATCTTTCGGCTTGTGGAAACAGAAGCAG TTGCACAATAAGGATTATTGA
- the MYBPC1 gene encoding myosin-binding protein C, slow-type isoform X14, protein MPEPTKNTGSTFTEQQKTVHVAGGSRTEITTQTVKTGVQVKFQDGKTEKTVSQTEHTKRTVIVDDKVTHQEEFSVVSGDSKVKLSHKEEGKSAERAALPPPPAAVEDIEDSDVTSSSDEDESSSSTPPPDEIARSAERKDSGHPDDADKKDDSQRSVLFTEKPSSGTVSVGGDIKFIAKVEAKDLLRKPIVKWLKGKWMDLASKAGKHLQLKDTFDRVNKIYTFEMQIIKAKENYAGNYRCEVTYKDKFDSCSFDLEVIAAPDASQTLDIRSAFKRSGEGQEDAGELDFSGLLKRREVKPEEGPEIDVWEILKNASPNEYEKIAFQYGITDLRGMLKRLKRMRREEKKSAAFSKKLDPAYQIDKGGRVRFVVELADPTVELKWYKNGQEIRPSTKYIFEHKGNQRILFINNCTLADDAAYQVCAGDEKCSTELFVREPPVLVTKELENVSTYCGERVEMECEVSDAEANVKWFKNGVELLNEPRSRYRLKVDGKRHILIIDEADRGDSATYSVMTTGGQSAAQLQVDLRPLKILQPLTDMTVNLGKEIHLKCEISENVPGKWYRNGQVIYGSDRVKLFHKGRNHRLIIESALVEDEGDYAFVPDLYLINIPANVHVIDPPRIHFDSLNYPDNTVVVVAGTKLRLEVPVTGEPAPKIIWSRGDKWITDLSGRIRAESFPDHGLLVIDCAEKEDTGTYRIMVKNEAGEAVAHIKIKVVDIPDAPLAPEVTEVGEDWCTMKWDPPSYDGGCPILGYFIERKKKQSSRWMRLNFDLCKDTSFEPKKMIEGVAYEVRVFAVNSIGISKPSLPSKPFVPLAVTSAPTMLTVDGVTDTTVTMKWRPPDHIGAAGLDGYVIEYCFEGGGNEKHEKPEFTDSEMEALVDCVSKCGSQICGALSAKTTKAEKSKIWADIQAKVNAIGGNNRSIADLKKQWNALKKQTKDKLEENKKDNIVENENVPESAVKLSPLEKRVEDLIDLEQLEGTPGIEEDIEDDVPGGGEADKPKFTDEELNALVDNIAKLGPQIFGAQTDAAAKDKLWADIQKQINAVGGNNMSIDDIKKAWKNLKRQTKKKLDHNKTQKLLESKGEIPNFVDLTSIEKRVEVILQIKEIDSEDFREEPDEAEEWIVANPDLTDKTRFTITGLPTGSRIYVRVKSVNAAGQSEPRVHPQPILVKEVIVPPKIRLPRHLKQTYIRKVGEAVNLVIPFQGKPRPKVSWKKNGSHVDKTQISIRNTECDTILFIRKAERSHSGKYDLKVKVENLQDKASIFIQIVDKPGPPQSVSIEEVWGENVALEWKPPLDNGNAAITGYTIQKADKKTMEWFTVLEHYHRNSATISDLVIGNEYYFRIFSENMCGLSDTATRTPNSALIEKEGKPYKRPDYQDFNFTEAPQFTHPLINTVAIAGYNCTLNCSVRGNPKPKITWMKNRVVIENDPRYRMFSNQSVCTLEIRKPSPYDGGTYTCRAVNDLGEAEVDCKLEVKGGVTFFRLLMQGVPLSVIDSYLRERNASKQERA, encoded by the exons aTGAAGATGAGTCTTCTTCTAGTACTCCTCCTCCAG ATGAAATTGCTCGCTCTGCAGAAAGGAAAGACTCTG GGCATCCAGATGATGCGGACAAGAAGGATGATTCTCAACGATCAGTCTTATTTACTGAGAAACCCAGTAGTGGAACAGTGAGTGTGG GAGGTGACATTAAGTTTATAGCAAAAGTGGAAGCAAAGGATCTTCTCCGTAAACCCATTGTGAAATGGTTGAAAGGGAAATGGATGGACTTAGCAAGTAAAGCTGGAAAGCATCTTCAGCTAAAAGACACATTTGACCGTGTTAATAAG aTATACACATTTGAAATGCAAATTATAAAGGCAAAGGAAAACTATGCTGGAAACTACAGATGTGAAGTAACGTATAAAGATAAATTTGACAGCTGCTCATTTGATCTTGAAGTTATCG CCGCCCCAGATGCCTCTCAAACTCTGGACATTAGATCTGCATTTAAAAGAAG TGGTGAAGGACAAGAAGATGCAGGAGAGCTTGACTTTAGTGGTCTCCTGAAACGTAG AGAGGTTAAGCCAGAAGAAGGTCCAGAGATAGATGTGTGGGAGATTCTGAAGAATGCAAGTCCCAATGAATATGAGAAGATTGCATTTCAGTATGGTATCACTGACCTGAGGGGGATGCTGAAAAGGCTGAAACGTATGCGCAGAGAGGAGAAGAAAAGTGCAG CTTTTTCCAAGAAATTGGATCCTGCTTATCAGATTGACAAAGGAGGGCGTGTAAGATTTGTTGTTGAGCTTGCAGATCCAACTGTGGAGCTTAAATGGTATAAAAATGGTCAGGAGATACGACCAAGTACCAA gtaCATATTTGAACATAAAGGAAACCAaagaatactgtttattaataactgCACATTGGCAGATGATGCTGCCTACCAAGTGTGTGCTGGAGATGAAAAGTGCTCTACAGAATTGTTTGTCAGAG AACCACCAGTGCTGGTCACAAAAGAGCTGGAGAATGTTAGCACGTACTGTGGAGAAAGAGTGGAGATGGAGTGTGAGGTATCTGATGCAGAAGCCAATGTAAAATG GTTTAAAAATGGTGTGGAGCTTTTGAATGAACCAAGGTCAAGGTACAGACTAAAGGTTGACGGCAAAAGGCACATACTAATTATAGATGAAGCAGACAGAGGTGACTCAGCCACCTATTCTGTGATGACCACaggaggacagtcagcagctcaACTCCAAGTTGACT TGCGGCCATTGAAAATATTACAACCCCTGACCGATATGACTGTGAATCTTGGCAAAGAAATTCATTTGAAATGTGAAATCTCTGAAAACGTTCCTGGAAAGTGGTATAGAAATGGTCAAGTTATTTATGGCAGTGATCGTGTAAAGCTATTTCATAAGGGAAG gaatcACAGATTAATTATAGAAAGTGCCCTAGTTGAAGATGAAGGCGACTATGCATTTGTTCCTGATCTTTACCTAATAAATATTCCAGCCAATGTGCATGTCATTG ATCCTCCAAGAATTCATTTTGATTCTCTTAATTACCCGGATAATACTGTAGTAGTTGTGGCAGGAACAAAATTGCGGCTTGAGGTGCCAGTTACTGGTGAACCTGCACCTAAAATTATCTGGAGTAGAGGAGATAAG TGGATCACAGATCTCAGTGGTCGTATAAGGGCAGAGTCCTTCCCAGATCATGGACTTCTAGTTATTGACTGTGCTGAGAAGGAAGATACTGGAACATACAGGATTATGGTGAAGAATGAAGCAGGTGAAGCTGTAGCTCACATCAAAATAAAGGTTGTTG ATATCCCTGATGCACCGTTAGCTCCTGAAGTAACTGAGGTTGGAGAGGACTGGTGTACAATGAAATGGGACCCACCATCATACGATGGAGGATGCCCTATTTTGG GCTATTTTATTGAGAGAAAGAAGAAGCAAAGCTCAAGGTGGATGAGATTAAATTTTGACTTATGTAAGGATACCTCTTTTGAAcccaaaaaaatgattgaagGTGTGGCGTATGAAGTCCGGGTTTTTGCTGTCAACTCAATAGGGATTTCTAAACCAAGCCTACCCTCCAAGCCATTTGTACCATTAG CTGTCACAAGTGCACCAACCATGTTGACTGTGGATGGAGTGACTGATACCACAGTGACAATGAAATGGAGACCCCCTGACCACATTGGTGCTGCAGGGTTAGATGGTTATGTAATTGAGTACTGCTTTGAAGGAG GAGGAAATGAGAAGCACGAAAAACCTGAATTTACAGATTCGGAGATGGAAGCATTAGTTGATTGTGTGTCTAAGTGCGGCTCACAAATCTGTGGTGCTTTGTCTGCTAAAACCACCAAAGCTGAGAAGAGTAAGATATGGGCAGATATTCAAGCCAAGGTTAATGCCATAGGGGGCAACAACAGGTCCATTGCagacttaaaaaaacaatggaatgctctgaaaaagcaaacaaaggataaactggaagaaaataaaaaagacaatattgtGGAGAATGAAAATGTTCCTGAATCTGCTGTGAAACTGTCTCCCCTGGAAAAACGTGTGGAGGACTTGATAGACCTTGAGCAGTTGGAGGGAACTCCTGGAATTGAAGAAGATATTGAAGATGATGTTCCCGGAG GAGGAGAAGCAGACAAGCCAAAATTTACAGATGAGGAATTGAACGCTTTAGTGGATAATATTGCCAAACTTGGGCCCCAGATCTTTGGAGCCCAGACTGATGCTGCAGCTAAGGACAAATTGTGGGCAGATATCCAAAAGCAAATAAATGCTGTAGGGGGCAATAACATGTCAATTGATGATATAAAGAAAGCATGGAAAAACCTCAAAcgacaaacaaagaaaaagttggaccataacaaaacccaaaaattattggAAAGTAAAGGAGAAATACCCAATTTTGTTGACCTGACATCCATAGAAAAGCGTGTGGAGGTTATATTACAAATTAAAGAAATTGACTCTGAGGACTTCCGTGAAGAACCAGATGAAG cgGAGGAATGGATTGTTGCAAATCCTGACCTGACAGATAAGACAAGGTTCACAATTACTGGGCTGCCAACAGGTTCCAGAATCTATGTCAGGGTTAAATCAGTGAATGCTGCAGGTCAGAGTGAGCCCAGAGTACATCCTCAGCCGATCTTAGTAAAAGAGGTCATAG tacctCCCAAGATTCGACTTCCACGACATCTAAAACAAACCTATATTCGAAAAGTTGGAGAAGCTGTAAACCTTGTAATACCTTTTCAG ggaaaaCCCAGACCCAAAGTATCTTGGAAAAAGAATGGATCACATGTGGACAAAACACAAATAAGCATCCGCAATACTGAATGTGATACTATTCTTTTCATCCGGAAAGCTGAGAGAAGTCATTCTGGAAAATATGATTTGAAGGTGAAAGTTGAAAACCTACAAGATAAGGCATCAATCTTCATTCAGATTGTTG ATAAACCTGGACCTCCCCAATCTGTTAGTATTGAAGAAGTGTGGGGGGAGAACGTTGCACTAGAATGGAAACCACCATTAGACAATGGCAATGCAGCAATCACAGGATACACCATACAGAAAGCAGACAAGAAGACCATG GAATGGTTCACAGTGTTGGAGCACTACCATAGAAACAGTGCAACCATATCAGATCTTGTGATAGGAAACGAGTACTATTTCCGTATTTTCTCTGAAAATATGTGTGGCCTTAGTGACACAGCAACCAGGACCCCAAATTCTGCACTTATTGAGAAGGAAG GGAAACCGTATAAGCGTCCAGACTATCAAGATTTCAACTTCACTGAAGCACCTCAGTTTACTCACCCATTAATAAATACAGTAGCCATTGCTGGATACAATTGTACATTGAATTGCAGTGTTCGTGGAAATCCAAAG CCTAAAATTACTTGGATGAAAAATAGAGTGGTAATTGAGAATGACCCCAGATACAGGATGTTTAGCAACCAAAGTGTATGCACACTGGAGATACGTAAGCCAAGCCCCTATGATGGAGGCACATACACCTGCAGAGCAGTCAATGACCTGGGTGAGGCTGAAGTTGACTGCAAGCTTGAAGTAAAAG GTGGGGTTACCTTTTTCCGCCTTCTAATGCAAGGTGTGCCTTTGTCTGTCATCGATTCTTACTTGCGTGAACGGAATGCCAGTAAGCAGGAAAGAGCATGA